The following coding sequences are from one Mytilus trossulus isolate FHL-02 chromosome 8, PNRI_Mtr1.1.1.hap1, whole genome shotgun sequence window:
- the LOC134727516 gene encoding probable serine/threonine-protein kinase roco6: MASKGKGLRTIIFETSEEFEFATYKCKASNIIGAVESPPVQLHEKENDEPLPPSTKSSSTNDNIRTDIHELFQKEECGKHYFARVIFIGKNGVGKTSLMRRLLWGTKDQSSSTQSTDGIDIKKCNINIKDGNWSPCNKIDHDLARLIQQVYSEKKDNKNEALEQNIEYSSFDEGNSSYTSDDSKTGCKQAFVLNGKSTHEHQIEVNNQSSHDIKVQVEVYESKFNNGTSNMTEDSSDIDDTYVKEIQKETTNYIIDDSDENVKTMKSEPSQDKGKINQFRRFEGNFTKSNEVENESIIQDDENIVQMTNSIIQSCSHRNANDSHDMSAFCSLWDFAGQKDFYATHQVFLSKCAVFLLVTDSLESSCAEKLWIDFQDTAQYVSFWFDAIHCYCSTTKENRKLDPPIIVVCTNEDKIKDPNKRVKRQNKFKNNVIKILKQHQREHLRNIHFVSNTEDDDFVFEEIRKEISSHAMTMKDWGRDCPLKWLLFQQVIARLKDSEVPIATTTKLLTIAKHDSIGIHNDEEFKRCLQYFNDIGTVIYFDEENLKDHVILDSKWLIDAFRCLVSDKIEFSIEISNDWQTLKETGELTSELIYLLFKKEPKLKFLENKQHLLEVMKRFDIIVKLLDSNALYMPCMMDSCSFNKVKKRLMNKHQTVNITSWLCLEFEFLPPAFFNHIIAWYIKKYPVSAIFEKGTRTNRKALYRQIGVFDLDHSRCQQLVVCEGPNVIALQVWDTRMSGQPFGDLVTRLFEFIKTIENRYSLKISYETSFKCGNGDFNTNRRRMNTLVTKDYRCLEHATNHVCADLVQPWGLMNKLQ; the protein is encoded by the exons ATGGCATCGAAAGGCAAAGGACTGaggacaattatatttgaaacatCCGAGGAATTTGAATTCGCTACGTACAAATGTAAGGCTAGTAACATTATTGGTGCCGTGGAAAGTCCACCTGTACAGCTGCACGAAAAAGAAAATGACG AGCCTCTACCGCCATCAACTAAATCgtcatcaacaaatgacaatatACGTACGGATATACATGAACTTTTTCAAAAGGAAGAGTGTGGGAAACATTATTTTGCAAGGgttatttttattggtaaaaatgGAGTTGGGAAAACCAGTTTAATGCGTAGATTACTGTGGGGTACAAAGGACCAGTCATCCTCTACCCAAAGTACAGACGGTATCGATATTAAGAAATGcaatattaatattaaagaTGGAAACTGGAGCCCATGCAATA AGATAGATCATGATCTAGCAAGATTGATTCAACAGGTGTATTCAGAGAAGAAAGATAATAAAAACGAAGCACTCgaacaaaatattgaatacaGCTCTTTTGATGAAGGGAATTCAAGCTACACTTCAGACGACTCAAAAACTGGCTGCAAACAAGCATTCGTTCTAAATGGGAAAAGTACTCATGAGCATCAAATTGAAGTGAATAACCAGTCAAGTCATGATATAAAAGTTCAAGTAGAAGTTTATGAGAGCAAATTTAACAATGGAACTAGCAATATGACAGAAGATAGCTCCGATATTGATGACACATATGTGAAAGAAATACAGAAGGAAACTACAAATTATATTATCGACGACAGTGACGAAAACGTTAAAACGATGAAGAGCGAACCAAGTCAAGATAAAgggaaaataaatcaatttagaagGTTTGAAGGCAATTTCACGAAAAGCAATGAAGTGGAAAATGAAAGTATTATACAAGATGATGAGAATATTGTTCAAATGACTAATTCCATCATACAATCATGTTCTCATCGGAATGCAAATGATTCGCATGATATGTCGGCGTTCTGTTCACTTTGGGATTTTGCTGGTCAGAAAGATTTTTATGCTACACACCAAGTATTTCTATCAAAGTGTGCAGTTTTTCTACTAGTAACAGATAGTTTAGAGTCAAGTTGTGCTGAAAAATTATGGATTGATTTCCAAGACACAGCAC AGTATGTCAGTTTTTGGTTTGACGCTATTCATTGTTACTGTTCAACTACGAAGGAAAATAGAAAATTAGATCCTCCAATAATAGTTGTATGTACAAATGAAGACAAAATAAAG GACCCAAACAAACGTGTGAAGCgtcaaaacaaattcaaaaataacGTAATCAAGATTCTGAAACAACATCAAAGAGAACATTTGAGAaacattcattttgtttcaaatactgAAGATGACGACTTTGTGTTTGAAGAGATACGAAAGGAAATATCGAGCCATGCTATGACTATGAAAGATTGGGGTAGAGACTGTCCACTTAAATGGCTTTTATTTCAACAAGTTATAGCCAGGTTGAAAGACAGTGAAGTGCCAATTGCTACAACTACGAAATTACTTACAATTGCAAAACATGACAGCATTGGCATACACAATGATGAAGAATTTAAACGATGCTTGCAATACTTTAATGACATCGGAACAGTTATTTACTTTGatgaggaaaatttaaaagatcatGTCATTTTGGACTCAAAATGGTTGATTGATGCTTTCAGATGTCTTGTATCTGATAAAATAGAATTTTCTATCGAAATTTCAAATGACTGGCAAACACTAAAAGAAACTGGAGAACTGACTTCCGAACTAATATATCTTTTGTTCAAGAAAGAAccaaaattgaagtttttggAGAACAAACAACATTTACTTGAAGTTATGAAACGATTCGATATAATTGTGAAGCTGTTAGATTCGAATGCATTATACATGCCATGCATGATGGACTCCTGCTCATTTAACAAAGTTAAGAAAAGGTTAATGAACAAACATCAAACCGTGAACATTACTAGTTGGTTATGTTTAGAGTTTGAGTTTCTTCCCCCAGCTTTTTTCAATCACATTATTGCATGGTACATCAAGAAATATCCTGTGAGTGCTATATTCGAAAAGGGAACTCGTACCAACAGGAAAGCACTTTATCGTCAGATTGGTGTATTTGATTTAGATCATTCCCGTTGTCAACAACTAGTTGTTTGTGAAGGACCAAATGTCATTGCCCTTCAGGTATGGGATACACGAATGTCCGGTCAACCATTTGGAGATTTGGTAACACGCctatttgaattcattaaaacaattgaaaatagaTACAGTCTGAAGATATCATACGAAACATCATTCAAATGTGGCAATGGGGACTTCAATACAAATAGGAGGAGAATGAATACGTTAGTCACTAAAGATTATCGGTGTTTGGAGCATGCAACAAATCACGTATGTGCCGATTTAGTACAGCCCTGGGGATTGATGAATAAATTACAGTAA